A genomic stretch from Ureibacillus composti includes:
- the ffh gene encoding signal recognition particle protein: MAFEGLAERLQGTIQKIKGKGKVTEQDVKEMMREVRFALIEADVNLKVVKEFVKKVSERAVGVEVLKSLTPGQQVIKIVQDELTSLMGGEQSPIKFNTKPPTVIMMVGLQGAGKTTTSGKLANVLRKKYNRKPLLVAADVYRPAAVQQLQTLGKQLSLPVFSLGTDVSPVEIARQAIEHAKEEHLDVVIIDTAGRLHIDEELMDELKNIRALKEPDEVFLVVDAMTGQDAVNVAQSFNETVGISGVVLTKLDGDTRGGAALSIRSVTEKPIKFVGMGEKMDALEPFHPERMASRILGMGDVLSLIEKAQANVDMEKAKELETKLMTQSITLDDFVEQLQQVKKMGPLEDILKMLPGANKIKGLDNVKVDEKQMGRIEAIIYSMTPAEKKNPEIMNASRKKRIAKGSGTSIQEVNRLLKQFEDMKKMMKQMTGMTQGKGKKKMKLPGLDSLFK; encoded by the coding sequence ATGGCATTTGAAGGATTAGCGGAACGACTCCAGGGGACAATCCAAAAGATTAAAGGTAAAGGGAAAGTAACCGAACAAGACGTTAAAGAAATGATGCGTGAAGTTCGTTTCGCGTTAATTGAAGCTGACGTTAACTTAAAAGTTGTAAAAGAGTTTGTTAAAAAAGTAAGTGAACGTGCAGTCGGTGTAGAAGTTTTGAAAAGCTTAACACCTGGTCAACAAGTCATTAAGATTGTACAAGATGAGTTGACATCGTTAATGGGTGGCGAACAAAGTCCAATTAAATTCAATACAAAGCCACCAACAGTTATTATGATGGTTGGTTTACAAGGGGCAGGGAAAACAACTACCTCTGGTAAACTAGCAAACGTTTTAAGAAAAAAATATAACCGCAAACCTTTATTGGTTGCAGCTGACGTGTATCGTCCTGCAGCGGTTCAACAGCTTCAAACATTAGGAAAGCAGCTTTCCCTTCCTGTTTTCTCACTTGGAACAGATGTTTCTCCTGTAGAAATTGCACGCCAAGCGATTGAACATGCAAAAGAAGAGCATTTAGATGTGGTCATTATCGATACAGCAGGTCGATTACATATCGATGAAGAACTAATGGATGAATTAAAAAACATTCGTGCTTTAAAAGAGCCAGATGAAGTCTTTTTAGTTGTTGATGCCATGACAGGTCAAGACGCTGTCAATGTTGCACAAAGCTTTAACGAAACAGTAGGCATTTCAGGTGTTGTTCTAACAAAACTTGATGGAGATACACGTGGTGGTGCTGCACTATCTATTCGTTCTGTAACAGAAAAGCCAATTAAATTTGTCGGTATGGGTGAAAAAATGGATGCTCTTGAACCATTCCACCCTGAACGTATGGCTTCTCGTATTTTAGGAATGGGTGACGTATTATCATTAATTGAAAAGGCTCAAGCAAACGTCGATATGGAAAAAGCGAAAGAGCTTGAAACTAAATTAATGACTCAATCCATCACTTTAGATGATTTTGTTGAGCAATTGCAACAGGTGAAAAAGATGGGGCCGCTTGAAGACATTCTGAAAATGTTACCAGGTGCCAATAAAATTAAGGGCCTAGATAATGTTAAAGTAGATGAAAAGCAAATGGGGCGTATTGAAGCCATCATTTATTCCATGACGCCTGCTGAAAAAAAGAACCCAGAGATCATGAATGCAAGCCGCAAAAAACGTATTGCAAAAGGATCAGGTACTTCAATTCAGGAAGTCAATCGTTTACTAAAACAGTTTGAAGACATGAAGAAAATGATGAAACAGATGACTGGTATGACTCAAGGTAAAGGTAAGAAAAAGATGAAGCTACCAGGCTTAGACTCGCTATTTAAGTAA
- the rimM gene encoding ribosome maturation factor RimM (Essential for efficient processing of 16S rRNA), with amino-acid sequence MEWFNVGRIVNTHGIRGEVRVISSTDFEDVRFAPGSKLAVFKKDDKKPIWVTVESARRHKNFILLTFEGLNNINLVEHFKEGMLKITKDQLDEDVLEENEFYYFEIIGCDVVSEEGEHMGVVTEILETGANDVWEVKDSNGKKHYIPYIEDVVKDIDLDEKKITIHVMEGLF; translated from the coding sequence TTGGAATGGTTTAACGTAGGAAGAATTGTGAATACACACGGAATTCGTGGGGAAGTGCGTGTTATTTCATCAACCGACTTTGAAGATGTTCGATTTGCACCGGGCAGTAAGTTAGCAGTATTTAAAAAAGATGATAAAAAACCAATTTGGGTAACGGTTGAAAGTGCTCGTAGACATAAAAACTTTATCCTATTAACATTTGAAGGATTAAACAACATTAACCTCGTAGAACACTTTAAAGAGGGTATGTTAAAAATCACGAAAGATCAATTAGATGAAGATGTGCTTGAAGAAAATGAGTTCTACTATTTTGAAATCATTGGTTGTGATGTGGTTTCAGAAGAAGGTGAGCACATGGGCGTTGTAACAGAAATATTAGAAACAGGCGCCAATGATGTTTGGGAAGTGAAAGATTCAAATGGCAAAAAACACTATATTCCATACATTGAAGACGTTGTGAAAGATATTGACCTAGATGAAAAGAAAATCACCATTCACGTGATGGAAGGGTTATTTTAA
- the ftsY gene encoding signal recognition particle-docking protein FtsY, producing MSFFKRLKEKLVGSSEEEKVQKVEQDEAEAKIEEPAQVDEVTAEEPDVETDPTLEELEEPTNIEFEEEPDVELDPAVEEEETSEEETETQEKKPSAWSITQKFKMGLAKTRNSFTSKVNDLVARYRKVDEDFFEELEDVLLQADVGFETVMELMDKLRFEVQRKNIKDTEGIQTIISEKLVEIYEAGEDHIAELNLQPKGELTVILFVGVNGVGKTTTIGKLAHRLKSQGKSVVLAAGDTFRAGAIDQLQVWGDRVGCEVIKQSEGSDPAAVIYDAIHAAKKRGADVLICDTAGRLQNKVNLMKELEKVHRVITREIPDAPHEVLLALDATTGQNALIQAQTFKEATNVSGIVLTKLDGTAKGGIVLAIRNKLHIPVKFVGLGEKMDDLQPFDAERYVYGLFAEGLEKELQKVDTEE from the coding sequence ATGAGCTTTTTTAAACGATTAAAAGAAAAATTAGTAGGTAGTTCTGAAGAAGAAAAGGTTCAAAAAGTAGAACAAGATGAAGCTGAGGCGAAAATAGAAGAGCCCGCTCAAGTTGATGAAGTGACAGCAGAAGAACCTGATGTTGAAACAGACCCAACTCTTGAAGAACTAGAAGAACCAACTAATATTGAATTCGAAGAAGAACCGGATGTAGAATTGGATCCAGCTGTCGAAGAGGAAGAGACATCTGAAGAAGAAACTGAAACTCAAGAAAAGAAACCTTCAGCTTGGTCAATTACGCAGAAATTCAAAATGGGCTTAGCCAAAACACGTAATTCATTTACGTCAAAAGTAAATGATTTAGTTGCCCGTTATCGTAAAGTTGACGAAGACTTCTTTGAAGAACTTGAAGACGTGTTGTTACAAGCAGACGTTGGGTTTGAAACAGTAATGGAATTAATGGATAAATTGCGTTTTGAAGTGCAACGTAAAAACATTAAAGACACAGAAGGGATCCAAACGATCATTTCTGAGAAGTTAGTTGAGATTTATGAAGCTGGCGAAGATCATATTGCTGAATTAAATCTACAACCTAAAGGTGAATTAACGGTTATTTTATTCGTTGGAGTAAATGGTGTAGGGAAAACGACAACAATCGGAAAACTTGCACACCGTTTAAAATCCCAAGGTAAATCAGTCGTACTGGCAGCAGGTGATACGTTCCGAGCGGGAGCCATTGACCAATTACAAGTATGGGGAGACCGCGTTGGTTGTGAAGTCATTAAACAATCAGAAGGTAGCGACCCAGCAGCAGTCATTTATGATGCCATTCATGCAGCGAAAAAGCGCGGTGCGGATGTATTAATTTGCGATACAGCGGGCCGTCTGCAAAATAAAGTGAACTTAATGAAAGAGCTAGAAAAGGTTCATCGCGTCATTACTCGTGAGATTCCAGATGCGCCACACGAAGTATTATTAGCGCTTGATGCAACAACGGGTCAAAATGCCCTAATCCAGGCTCAAACGTTTAAAGAAGCGACAAATGTTTCAGGAATCGTTTTAACGAAATTAGACGGTACAGCAAAAGGTGGTATCGTCCTTGCCATCCGCAACAAACTACACATTCCAGTTAAATTTGTTGGTCTAGGTGAAAAAATGGATGACCTTCAACCATTCGATGCTGAACGTTACGTTTACGGATTGTTTGCAGAAGGACTAGAAAAAGAACTACAAAAGGTAGATACTGAAGAATAA
- the ylqF gene encoding ribosome biogenesis GTPase YlqF, with product MTIQWFPGHMAKARREVQEKLKLVDIIFELIDARLPLSSRNPMIDQVINQKPRLLILNKADMADDSETRKWIEYFASKGHTAVAINSFEGKGLQKVVKAAQEILAEKWERMRAKGMKPRAIRAMIVGIPNVGKSTLINRLAKKNIAKTGNTPGVTKSQQWIKVGQEIELLDTPGILWPKFEDQEVGLKLAITGAIKDTIINMEDLAVYGLRFLSIHYPNRMEERYGITFVDEDLVKTFDHIGKLRRVFGPGGEIDYDQVAEIIVRDIRNQHLGNLSFDHVDEQLEKEALEQ from the coding sequence ATGACAATACAATGGTTTCCGGGGCATATGGCCAAAGCTCGTCGGGAAGTACAAGAAAAACTAAAACTTGTCGATATTATATTTGAACTAATTGATGCACGATTACCGCTTTCTTCGCGTAATCCAATGATTGATCAAGTAATTAATCAAAAGCCTCGACTTTTAATATTAAATAAAGCAGACATGGCCGATGATTCTGAAACAAGAAAGTGGATTGAGTACTTTGCAAGTAAGGGCCACACAGCCGTAGCGATTAATTCATTTGAAGGTAAAGGACTACAAAAGGTTGTTAAAGCAGCGCAAGAAATATTAGCTGAAAAATGGGAGCGAATGAGAGCGAAAGGGATGAAACCTAGAGCGATTCGTGCGATGATAGTGGGGATTCCCAATGTAGGGAAATCAACACTCATTAACCGTTTAGCAAAGAAAAATATTGCAAAAACGGGTAATACTCCAGGTGTAACTAAATCACAGCAATGGATTAAAGTAGGGCAGGAAATTGAACTCCTGGATACACCAGGTATTTTATGGCCGAAATTTGAAGATCAAGAAGTTGGTTTAAAACTTGCTATCACAGGTGCCATTAAAGATACGATTATTAATATGGAAGATTTAGCAGTGTACGGACTTCGCTTCTTATCCATCCACTATCCTAATCGAATGGAAGAACGATATGGTATTACTTTTGTCGATGAAGATTTAGTAAAAACATTTGACCATATTGGAAAATTACGAAGAGTCTTTGGACCGGGTGGAGAAATTGATTATGATCAAGTTGCTGAAATTATCGTACGCGATATTCGTAACCAACATCTAGGAAATTTATCTTTTGACCATGTGGACGAGCAATTAGAAAAAGAAGCATTAGAACAATAA
- the rpsP gene encoding 30S ribosomal protein S16, with translation MAVKIRLKRMGAKKSPFYRIVVADSRSPRDGRQIETVGTYNPLTKPATVNIDEEKALKWLTDGAKPSDTVRNLFSEQGIMEKFHNQKFSK, from the coding sequence ATGGCAGTAAAAATTCGTTTAAAACGTATGGGAGCAAAAAAATCTCCTTTCTATCGTATCGTAGTTGCTGACTCTCGTTCACCACGTGACGGACGTCAAATTGAAACAGTAGGTACTTACAACCCACTTACAAAACCAGCAACAGTTAACATCGATGAAGAGAAAGCTCTTAAATGGTTAACTGATGGTGCAAAACCATCTGATACTGTACGTAACCTGTTCTCAGAACAAGGGATCATGGAAAAATTCCATAACCAAAAATTCAGTAAATAA
- the rplS gene encoding 50S ribosomal protein L19 has translation MSNIIAEITKDQLRSDLPTFRPGDTVRVHVKVVEGTRERIQLFEGVVIKRRGGGISETFTVRKISYGVGVERTFPVHTPKIANLEVVRRGKVRRAKLYYLRNLRGKAARIKEIR, from the coding sequence ATGTCAAACATTATCGCAGAAATTACTAAAGATCAACTTCGTTCTGATCTTCCAACATTCCGTCCAGGAGACACTGTACGTGTACACGTAAAAGTAGTTGAAGGTACTCGTGAGCGTATCCAACTTTTTGAAGGTGTTGTAATCAAACGTCGTGGTGGCGGAATCAGCGAAACTTTCACAGTTCGTAAAATTTCTTACGGTGTTGGTGTTGAACGTACATTCCCTGTACACACTCCAAAAATCGCTAACTTAGAAGTTGTTCGCCGTGGTAAAGTACGTCGCGCTAAACTTTACTATTTACGTAACCTACGTGGTAAAGCTGCACGTATTAAAGAAATTCGCTAA
- the lepB gene encoding signal peptidase I, whose amino-acid sequence MENTKKEKSELWEWTKALVIAFAIAVIIRYFLFTPIVVDGESMMPTLKDGDRMIVNKIGYTIGKPDRFDIVVFHAPEGKDYIKRVIGLPGDYIEYKDDQLYINGEPFDEPYLDEYKSEITDGTLTQDFTLKDIDPSLEVIPEGYVFVMGDNRRYSKDSRHIGVVSEEKIIGNTNVVFWPLSDMKLVK is encoded by the coding sequence GTGGAAAATACAAAAAAAGAAAAAAGTGAGCTTTGGGAATGGACAAAAGCTCTTGTAATTGCATTTGCAATTGCTGTGATCATTCGTTACTTTTTATTTACACCTATTGTTGTTGATGGTGAATCGATGATGCCGACCTTAAAAGATGGAGATCGCATGATTGTAAATAAGATTGGTTATACAATTGGAAAGCCGGATCGTTTTGATATTGTCGTATTCCATGCACCAGAAGGTAAGGATTATATTAAACGAGTGATTGGACTACCGGGTGATTACATTGAATATAAAGATGATCAATTATACATTAATGGTGAACCATTCGATGAACCGTATCTTGACGAATACAAATCAGAAATTACTGACGGTACACTTACACAGGACTTTACATTAAAAGACATTGACCCTAGCTTAGAGGTTATTCCTGAAGGGTACGTATTCGTAATGGGTGATAATCGTCGTTACAGTAAAGATAGTCGACATATCGGAGTTGTAAGTGAGGAAAAAATTATCGGAAATACGAACGTTGTATTTTGGCCGCTAAGTGATATGAAATTAGTTAAGTAG
- a CDS encoding putative DNA-binding protein, producing the protein MLLEKTTRMNFLFDFYQALLTDKQRSYMELYYLDDHSLGEIAESYKVSRQAVYDNIRRTESMLEEYEEKLRLFEKFQQRQVILDQLAAVIQQGSSSNEECLALIGQLKETD; encoded by the coding sequence ATGCTACTTGAAAAGACAACACGCATGAACTTTCTCTTCGACTTTTATCAAGCACTTCTAACTGATAAACAACGTAGTTATATGGAACTTTATTATTTAGACGACCATTCTCTAGGAGAAATCGCTGAAAGCTATAAAGTTTCACGTCAAGCTGTTTACGATAATATTCGTAGAACAGAGTCGATGCTTGAAGAATATGAAGAAAAATTACGTTTATTTGAAAAATTTCAGCAACGTCAAGTGATTTTAGATCAATTGGCAGCTGTGATTCAACAAGGTTCTTCATCTAATGAAGAATGTTTAGCCCTAATAGGACAATTGAAGGAAACGGATTAG
- a CDS encoding KH domain-containing protein yields the protein MQQLIETIVKPLVDYPDDVRIETDENSSRIVYKLFVNPEDRGKVIGKQGRVAKAIRTIVYSAASGYHKKKTYVDILD from the coding sequence ATGCAGCAGCTGATTGAAACAATCGTAAAACCATTAGTCGATTATCCAGATGACGTTCGGATCGAAACGGACGAGAATTCGAGTCGAATTGTTTATAAGCTTTTTGTTAATCCAGAGGATCGAGGAAAAGTAATAGGCAAGCAAGGTCGTGTCGCAAAGGCGATTCGTACAATTGTTTACTCAGCAGCTAGCGGTTACCATAAGAAAAAGACATATGTCGATATATTAGACTGA
- the trmD gene encoding tRNA (guanosine(37)-N1)-methyltransferase TrmD — protein MNIHVLSLFPEMFTGVFGASILKKAQEKGAVNLAVSDIRTFSNNKHNQVDDYPYGGGAGMVLKPEPMFHAVEKITEGRNPRIILMCPQGERFTQKKAEELAKEEELVFLCGHYEGYDERIRQYLVTDEISIGDFVLTGGELPAMTVIDAVVRLLPGVLGQEDSHIHDSFSTGLLEHPHYTRPADFRGMKVPDILMSGNHAKIDQWREEQSLKRTFERRPDLLEEMDLTKEQLAYIESLKKEKE, from the coding sequence ATGAATATACACGTTTTAAGTTTGTTCCCAGAAATGTTTACTGGCGTTTTTGGAGCATCCATTCTTAAGAAAGCTCAAGAAAAGGGAGCAGTGAATTTAGCGGTTTCCGATATTCGTACTTTTTCGAATAATAAACATAACCAAGTAGATGATTATCCATATGGTGGTGGTGCAGGAATGGTTCTAAAACCAGAGCCAATGTTCCATGCAGTCGAAAAAATTACGGAAGGTCGTAACCCTAGAATCATTTTGATGTGTCCGCAAGGTGAACGTTTTACGCAAAAAAAAGCAGAGGAATTAGCCAAAGAAGAGGAACTTGTCTTCTTATGTGGTCACTATGAAGGGTATGATGAGCGAATTCGCCAATACCTTGTGACAGATGAAATCTCGATTGGTGATTTTGTGTTAACAGGTGGGGAGCTGCCCGCAATGACGGTCATTGATGCAGTTGTTCGTTTACTTCCTGGGGTGTTAGGTCAAGAAGATTCACATATTCATGATTCGTTCTCTACAGGTTTATTAGAACATCCTCATTACACACGTCCTGCTGATTTTAGAGGGATGAAGGTGCCAGATATCTTAATGTCAGGCAACCATGCAAAAATTGATCAGTGGCGTGAAGAACAGTCTTTAAAACGAACATTTGAAAGACGACCAGATTTACTTGAAGAAATGGACTTAACTAAAGAACAACTAGCCTATATTGAAAGTCTAAAAAAAGAAAAAGAATAA